In Fusarium oxysporum Fo47 chromosome VII, complete sequence, the following proteins share a genomic window:
- a CDS encoding P-loop containing nucleoside triphosphate hydrolase protein encodes MLAFAQDDETRQPHVPISQDFREVFSETTGNAGAVAKPQTSSVAPESIPAELMKHPWSPEVQRMLKDRFRMTGFRHNQLEAINATFGGKDAFVLMPTGGRKSLCYQLPAVIKTGKTQGITIVVSPLLSLMQDQVDHMKALGIQAVAFNGEYSAEYKRQVMTAFEKRSPEDYIELLYVTPEMMSKNTTFNKGMRTLHHKGKLARIIIDEAHCASQWGHDFRSDYKTLGEVRQRYPGVPVMALTATATQTVIVDIRHNLGMDNCQTFTQSFNRPNLHYEVRGKTTNAKCMDEIASLIKSKYANQSGIVYTVSRKNAEKVAESLSIQGITARHYHAGLDPQEKVEVQTSWQQGQVKIVVATIAFGMGIDKPDVRFVIHHGLPTTLEGYYQETGRAGRDGDPFDGILFYGKQDIRILKKLIADGECNNEQKERQMSMLNRVTAFCDNKSDCRRVEILRYVGEDFTAAQCCKTCDNCKAGLIFEQREFSEYAIAAIRVVQAQRRITAVQCADILMGRKYPPEARHSDDWYGMAKSLKKHELARVLDKLLAEKAFHENNQVGHHGMAIQYLKLGSAYRLFLSGQRKLMLSVQIPEEGANNKPSKPRSKQANVSLPVGRRRKKYRTLESDDENGAITLNGYANDGFMVNDNDDEEAFEELPDHQPLKPPSRSPGLPISISAELEDLNEIHRDVVDDFVQEAKVTEEKIRKRKGLRSPLFTEKELQVMAIRWTTSLNKMSNIPGIQLDKVMIHGPEILRILRRYCSGYREVMDPKCSGSNDREIVDLLSSDAEMGEDAYEDEDGEDSPYFNTNRHAHNPA; translated from the exons ATGCTTGCTTTTGCACAGGATGATGAGACCCGTCAGCCCCACGTTCCCATCTCGCAAGACTTTAGAGAAGTCTTCTCGGAGACAACTGGTAATGCTGGAGCTGTTGCAAAGCCTCAAACCTCGTCAGTAGCGCCAGAGTCAATCCCTGCCGAGCTGATGAAACATCCGTGGTCACCTGAAGTTCAAAGGATGCTCAAAGACCGGTTCAGAATGACAGGATTCCGCCATAATCAGCTTGAGGCTATTAATGCAACATTCGGAGGTAAAGATGCCTTCGTCCTTATGCCAACGGGTGGCCGCAAGTCTTTATGCTACCAATTACCTGCCGTTATCAAAACTGGCAAGACTCAGGGTATCACCATTGTGGTGTCGCCCTTGCTCAGTTTGATGCAAGATCAAGTTGACCACATGAAAGCTCTAGGCATTCAGGCTGTCGCTTTCAATGGCGAGTACTCTGCTGAATATAAGAGACAGGTTATGACTGCTTTCGAGAAGAGAAGCCCAGAGGACTACATTGAGCTCCTGTATGTTACCCCCGAAATGATGAGCAAGAACACTACCTTCAACAAGGGGATGCGAACCCTGCATCACAAAGGTAAACTTGCACGCATCATCATTGATGAGGCTCACTGCGCCAGTCAATGGGGCCATGATTTCCGGTCAGACTACAAAACCTTGGGCGAAGTCCGCCAGAGATATCCTGGAGTGCCGGTCATGGCTCTCACAGCCACCGCGACACAGACCGTCATCGTCGACATCAGGCACAATCTCGGAATGGACAACTGTCAAACGTTCACACAAAGCTTCAATCGTCCAAATCTACACTACGAGGTTCGCGGAAAGACAACGAATGCCAAATGTATGGACGAGATCGCGTCGCTGATCAAGTCCAAATATGCGAATCAGAGTGGGATTGTCTACACCGTCTCACGAAAGAACGCAGAAAAAGTTGCAGAGAGTCTTTCGATCCAAGGAATCACCGCCAGGCACTACCACGCAGGCCTCGATCCCcaggagaaggttgaggtaCAAACTTCCTGGCAGCAGGGCCAAGTCAAGATTGTCGTTGCAACAATTGCGTTCGGTATGGGCATCGACAAGCCAGACGTGAGGTTTGTCATACACCACGGACTTCCAACAACCTTGGAAGGATACTATCAGGAGACGGGTCGCGCAGGCAGAGACGGAGACCCCTTCGATGGCATTCTTTTCTATGGCAAGCAGGATATAAGGATCCTGAAGAAGTTGATCGCTGATGGTGAGTGCAACAATGAGCAAAAGGAGCGCCAGATGTCTATGCTCAACCGTGTCACGGCATTTTGTGACAACAAGTCTGATTGCCGACGGGTTGAAATTCTTCGCTATGTTGGCGAGGATTTTACTGCAGCGCAGTGCTGCAAGACTTGCGACAATTGCAAAGCTGGTTTGATCTTTGAGCAGCGAGAGTTTTCTGAGTATGCCATAGCGGCCATCCGGGTTGTTCAGGCGCAGAGGCGAATTACAGCGGTGCAATGCGCCGACATCCTCATGGGGAGGAAGTATCCCCCTGAGGCACGTCACTCAGATGACTGGTATGGAATGGCAAAGAGCCTTAAGAAGCATGAGCTGGCTCGAGTACTAGACAAGCTGTTAGCTGAGAAGGCATTTCATGAGAACAACCAAGTCGGGCATCATGGCATGGCAATCCAGTATTTGAAACTCGGATCGGCATACCGTCTATTTCTCTCAGGGCAACGGAAGCTCATGTTATCGGTTCAAATACCGGAAGAGGGCGCGAATAACAAGCCTTCCAAGCCCCGGTCGAAGCAAGCCA ACGTGTCTTTACCTGTTGGACGACGGAGAAAGAAATATCGTACTCTGGAAAGCGACGATGAGAATGGCGCCATCACATTGAACGGCTATGCGAATGATGGGTTCATGGTAAATGAtaacgatgatgaagaggccTTTGAAGAGCTGCCTGACCACCAACCACTGAAGCCGCCCTCGCGATCGCCTGGGCTTCCAATATCCATCAGTGCCGAGTTGGAGGACTTGAACGAAATACACCGGGATGTTGTCGACGATTTCGTCCAGGAAGCAAAGGTAACAGAGGAGAAAATCCGAAAGCGGAAAGGGCTCAGATCACCACTGTTCACCGAGAAGGAGCTCCAGGTCATGGCCATACGGTGGACAACTTCTCTTAACAAGATGTCTAACATTCCAGGCATCCAACTTGACAAAGTTATGATTCATGGACCGGAGATCCTACGTATCTTGCGGAGATACTGCAGCGGTTACCGTGAGGTCATGGATCCCAAGTGCTCTGGAAGTAACGACCGGGAGATTGTGGATCTGCTAAGTTCAGATGCCGAGATGGGTGAGGATGCCtacgaagacgaggatgggGAGGATTCTCCTtacttcaacaccaacagacACGCCCATAATCCGGCCTAG
- a CDS encoding histidine phosphatase superfamily, with protein MPPIIHCVRHGQGVHNLSYANHDLPDPELTPLGEEQAQALTTRFPELANNVELIISSPLQRTIQTALLAFPSKLKAGMQVLAWSEVQEASDLICDTGSHLPDIKARFYGLPVDFSLIEPDWYLKQGKWAPTAACLLERAQLARQWLSERPEAEIVVISHDCFLHFLTDDWVNAMNPQATDWANAEVRSFTLASDMSGGCSLDETEGSRMRRGCKQLALTKEQQLELRDTVLKTWIEWGVIRG; from the exons ATGCCACCGATTATCCACTGCGTGCGCCATGGGCAGGGCGTTCACAACCTCAGCTACGCAAACCATGATCTGCCTGATCCCGAACTGACCCCTCTTGGAGAGGAACAAGCCCAGGCTCTGACCACCAGGTTTCCCGAACTGGCCAACAACGTTGAACTTATCATATCATCACCACTACAACGTACTATCCAGACTGCTCTATTGGCATTCCCATCAAAGCTTAAAGCCGGCATGCAAGTTCTGGCTTGGTCAGAGGTGCAGGAAGCAAGTGATCTGATCTGTGATACTGGCAGTCATCTTCCTGATATTAAAGCCAGGTTCTATGGTCTACCTGTAGATTTCAGCCTTATCGAGCCAGACTGGTACCTTAAG cAGGGAAAATGGGCCCCAACTGCAGCTTGCCTCCTAGAGAGGGCTCAGCTGGCCCGACAATGGTTGAGCGAAAGGCCTGAAGCTGAAATTGTGGTGATTTCACATGATTGTTTCCTACACTTTCTGACTGATGACTGGGTCAATGCCATGAATCCTCAAG CAACTGATTGGGCTAACGCTGAGGTCCGCTCTTTTACCTTGGCTTCCGATATGAGTGGAGGTTGCTCTCTTGATGAGACTGAGGGATCAAGAATGAGACGAGGGTGTAAACAACTTGCTTTAACAAAGGAGCAACAGCTAGAGCTACGAGATACGGTATTAAAGACATGGATCGAATGGGGAGTAATAAGGGggtaa
- a CDS encoding uncharacterized protein (domain of unknown function-domain containing protein), whose product MPVTFSVVNHPATSWKTSKVETTENLLKKTSPRDYRRCQRIIRTSFTPSLLQENHISPSENGFIWSAYHAYSQHHHLTIRPEDVWFSILTQISFFINANAEELRSFFVAHEGKKELTVFEAGDLESANIGAMAQRLAGPVSKNVKDPELGDWVMPSFSTTTDTDRVVASVLLMGAMQKYFSYGMCLTCGIPSVTLLGEISDWEAILTRLDRLDQLGKEPAEFAEMLRPILKHMILSFEKPEDAKVTRFWNTLATRNPVGSGTDYITGWITAFCFWDEQGKPKHRNEKDVLAGVAYPSVDIDKVTVGVAPVPVKINDNGNIIGSKMVAGSFGIQATTKTQDNSTEETLVGSQQESTEDTGSDSELNAIQPLSGWLMYEDEAKEAMEAREEKKKALRDELAEVEKLPSGPNDFVQGGKLQRMISLGGEIQELEAF is encoded by the exons ATGCCCGTGACATTCTCTGTCGTCAACCATCCAGCAACCAGTTGGAAAACCTCCAAGGTTGAGACAACAGAAAATCTCTTGAAGAAAACCTCTCCTCGAGACTATCGCCGCTGCCAACGCATTATCAGAACCTCATTCACTCCTTCCCTTCTACAAGAAAATCATATCTCCCCATCCGAGAACGGCTTCATATGGTCTGCCTACCATGCCTACAGCCAGCATCACCACCTAACCATCCGCCCTGAAGACGTCTGgttctccatcttgaccCAGATAAGCTTTTTCATCAACGCCAATGCCGAAGAGCTTCGATCCTTTTTCGTTGCGCATGAGGGCAAGAAAGAGCTTACGGTCTTTGAGGCTGGAGACCTTGAGAGCGCTAACATCGGGGCTATGGCTCAACGGCTGGCAGGGCCTGTTAGCAAGAATGTCAAAGACCCCGAACTTGGTGACTGGGTCATGCCTAGCTTCTCGACTACGACCGACACTGACCGAGTGGTTGCTTCTGTCCTGTTGATGGGAGCTATGCAGAAATACTTCTCCTACGGAATGTGTTTAACTTGTGGAATCCCTTCTGTTACGCTCCTGGGCGAGATCTCAGACTGGGAAGCTATATTGACGAGATTAGATCGACTTGATCAGCTCGGAAAGGAGCCTGCGGAGTTCGCCGAGATGCTGAGGCCAATTCTTAAGCATATGATTTTGTCTTTTGAGAAGCCAGAGGATGCGAAGGTTACCCGATTCTGGAACACCCTCGCCACGCGAAATCCAGTGGGTAGTGGTACCGATTACATCACAGGATGGATCACGGCATTTTGCTTCTGGGACGAACAAGGAAAGCCGAAACACCGTAACGAGAAAGACGTACTTGCTGGTGTAGCGTACCCATCTGTCGACATCGACAAGGTCACTGTTGGGGTTGCACCAGTGCCAGTCAAGATCAATGACAACGGAAACATAATTGGCAGCAAGATGGTCGCTGGATCATTTGGTATCCAGGCAACAACAAAGACTCAGGACAATTCGACAGAGGAAAC TCTTGTCGGTTCTCAGCAGGAATCGACCGAAGATACAGGTTCTGATTCAGAACTCAATGCAATTCAACCCCTCTCGGGTTGGCTCATGTACGAGGACgaggcaaaggaagcaatgGAAGCTagggaggagaagaagaaggctttaCGTGATGAGTTGGCGGAAGTTGAGAAACTGCCTAGTGGACCAAATGACTTTGTTCAGGGTGGGAAGTTGCAAAGAATGATTTCACTAGGAGGGGAGATTCAAGAGCTCGAGGCATTTTGA
- a CDS encoding Mss4-like protein: MADGLMDGRGRFFPRAGLAQDGWSTTEEATATCYCGTVQLSFPLCKPGFVVAFVCHCSDCRKITASMFTSGFVILDTHLKHVRGEENLRQFGQSQTIEQKGNVMTNFFCSTCGSLMYRRGVGFPGASILRIGTVDDFKLGETALRPTIEQYVKHRVDWIKDIEDMVQIEGQASVE, translated from the exons ATGGCCGATGGATTAATGGATGGGAGGGGGAGATTCTTCCCGCGAGCCGGCCTTGCGCAAGATGGCTGGTCAACAACGGAAgaagcaacagcaacatgcTATTGCGGTACTGTGCAACTTTCTTTT CCTCTATGTAAACCAGGCTTTGTTGTCGCCTTTGTATGCCACTGCAGTGACTGCCGCAAGATCACTGCTTCGATGTTTACCTCTGGTTTCGTTATCCTCGACACTCACTTGAAGCATGTTCGTGGGGAAGAAAATCTTAGGCAATTCGGCCAATCACAAACAATCGAGCAAAAGGGGAACGTCATGACCAACTTCTTTTGCAGTACTTGTGGATCATTGATGTACCGGAGAGGTGTAGGTTTCCCAGGGGCGAGTATACTTAGGATCGGCACAGTAGATGATTTCAAGCTTGGTGAGACGGCGTTGAGGCCAACGATCGAGCAGTATGTAAAGCACAGGGTGGATTGGATCAAGGATATAGAGGATATGGTGCAAATCGAGGGACAAGCTTCGGTGGAGTAA
- a CDS encoding uncharacterized protein (domain of unknown function-domain containing protein) — protein MVPTGQNPTLEERRERKKLQNRLNQRARRQRIKDQEDTNTKTQKTPFRIQRWRLDDSLGSSLQTSRPVVLTSETAANDRHVLDHGTTQLLQPQVTKVRRIPSRALLSLEPEAAHDTGPSLPADHILIHLITHNACRGLMHNRSAVRVGASYISAVQDPPLLPDFSIGCETVVLRPTRRTMPIDLLPTQLQMNNPHPTWMDTLPFPELRDNLIRRQYLFNHKHFLEDLVGDLVYLHPLPAQSQSGPVSTPSSQLYRQQDDGQSVLDGKGLILWGEPHLKENWEATARFLMKWSWAVEGCRELVDISNKWRTTRGEYSLQIRPQSEQ, from the exons ATGGTGCCCACTGGTCAAAATCCCACTTTGGAGGAGCGGAGAGAGCGCAAGAAATTGCAGAACCGACTGAACCAGAGAGCGCGCA GGCAGCGGATCAAGGACCAAGAAGACACAAATACCAAGACTCAAAAAACCCCTTTTCGGATTCAACGCTGGCGATTGGATGATAGTCTTGGCTCCTCATTGCAGACTTCTCGGCCCGTTGTTCTTACTTCGGAGACCGCTGCCAACGACCGACATGTTCTTGACCATGGAACCACCCAACTACTCCAGCCTCAGGTAACCAAGGTCCGCAGAATACCAAGCAGAGCATTGCTTTCTCTAGAGCCCGAAGCAGCCCATGATACCGGGCCTTCTCTACCTGCTGACCACATTCTgatccatctcatcacccaCAACGCATGCCGAGGGCTCATGCATAACAGAAGTGCAGTGAGAGTCGGGGCAAGTTACATCAGCGCCGTTCAAGATCCGCCCCTACTCCCCGACTTCTCAATAGGATGCGAAACCGTGGTGCTTCGACCTACTCGCCGAACAATGCCAATCGACCTTTTACCAACACAGCTTCAAATGAACAACCCACATCCTACCTGGATGGACACGCTTCCGTTCCCTGAACTCAGGGACAATCTCATCAGGCGGCAGTATCTGTTCAATCACAAGCACTTTTTAGAGGATCTTGTTGGCGATCTGGTATACTTACATCCACTGCCTGCACAGAGTCAGAGTGGCCCGGtgtcaacaccaagttcACAGCTGTATCGGCAGCAAGACGACGGCCAATCTGTGTTAGATGGGAAAGGACTTATTTTATGGGGAGAGCCGCATTTGAAAGAGAATTGGGAAGCTACTGCTCGTTTTTTGATGAAGTGGTCATGGGCTGTCGAGGGATGCCGTGAACTTGTCGATATCTCGAATAAATGGAGAACCACGAGGGGTGAATATTCTCTCCAGATACGTCCTCAAAGCGAGCAATAG